In Fibrobacter sp. UWH4, a single genomic region encodes these proteins:
- a CDS encoding histidine phosphatase family protein: MRTHLFIFAAACIAALTACNDKASSPDIESASSDESSNHSWIPESSSEQDSPEWSSSSIPPYSSSEHILQALSSSAEPYVDYSSSIEESSSSEVIEPSPEIVLDKDGFATVADVYKSLAPDEKAVFIIRHSEREDDVALETELTTNGIQMAQDLGATLKSEEEFSYVTSGFVRTNETANQISKGRGEATLPKLITNYDITGNWFLKISADSLAKQATALGLKGSSIELMARWAYEGGYPETFYEMEPRAQEFMQAVILKNLSKWKRVTIMVSHDIFVMPLAVFGSQKKVALKYHEDYHWINYIAGLAVIIDAQNNLRYIPVKGAESGVIDYLAIYMAEHKIYTK, translated from the coding sequence ATGCGCACGCACCTTTTCATCTTTGCCGCCGCATGTATTGCTGCACTCACGGCATGCAACGACAAAGCTTCTAGCCCCGATATTGAATCAGCTTCGTCCGACGAATCTTCCAATCACTCCTGGATACCCGAGTCATCGTCCGAGCAAGATTCTCCGGAATGGTCGTCTTCGAGCATTCCGCCGTACTCTTCTAGCGAACATATTCTACAAGCTCTGTCTTCGTCCGCAGAACCATATGTCGACTATTCCTCTTCAATCGAGGAATCCTCTTCGTCAGAAGTCATTGAACCCTCTCCGGAAATCGTTTTGGACAAAGATGGCTTTGCTACCGTCGCCGATGTCTACAAGAGTCTCGCGCCCGACGAAAAGGCCGTTTTTATCATTCGCCATTCCGAACGTGAAGACGACGTGGCATTGGAAACCGAACTCACCACAAACGGAATCCAGATGGCACAGGATCTAGGGGCCACCCTCAAAAGCGAAGAAGAATTCTCGTACGTCACTTCGGGATTCGTGCGCACGAACGAAACCGCAAACCAAATTTCGAAAGGTCGCGGCGAAGCAACTCTCCCGAAACTCATCACGAATTACGACATTACTGGCAATTGGTTCTTGAAAATTTCGGCCGACTCTCTCGCAAAGCAAGCGACCGCGCTCGGCCTAAAGGGCAGTTCAATCGAACTGATGGCTCGCTGGGCATACGAAGGCGGATACCCAGAAACATTTTACGAAATGGAGCCCCGCGCACAAGAATTCATGCAAGCGGTCATCCTGAAAAATTTATCCAAGTGGAAACGCGTTACCATCATGGTATCGCACGACATCTTCGTGATGCCACTCGCCGTTTTCGGTTCGCAGAAAAAGGTCGCCCTCAAGTATCACGAGGATTACCATTGGATAAATTATATCGCGGGGCTAGCCGTTATTATAGACGCACAAAATAACTTGCGCTACATTCCCGTAAAGGGCGCAGAATCCGGCGTCATCGACTATCTAGCTATCTATATGGCCGAGCATAAGATTTACACCAAATAG
- a CDS encoding SUMF1/EgtB/PvdO family nonheme iron enzyme, translating to MGLPTASNSQEATPIDDVAWYSENSGGKAHDVATKKPNKLGLYDMSGNSWEWVYDWLVGYTADDKVNPVQLTGSGNKTRRGGSYGEPAEFARVSRRAIRSRDGAADMGFRLGASTELPPGMISACEAANPSDAVCVGDKNRDCRLITAADEAWISDDYTVVIGEDGIAAVSGFPNVSGQWYTLNNRSFNVVTKTGTKTYAYYVFSQDELTMISDDGIPYRLYRRAASEAKNKVSLTTVSNPKTLEQLIAAVEPERLVTDEQLAHPDTSVRDPRIAAASGYTWFFDGRCCGGNHKYRFHLDKNGDAEFVVMDYDDTHHENILAKGRWFTVGNIGLHIVLNGKYFNYLYTAGERTMSYSEYMPAGPIFCHISFQSYERGDFRIFNKTLYDDKIKRPRGFNGENPVYEAGDYQWGS from the coding sequence ATGGGATTGCCGACGGCTTCAAATTCTCAGGAGGCAACGCCCATTGACGATGTCGCCTGGTATTCCGAAAACAGCGGCGGCAAGGCACACGATGTCGCCACCAAAAAGCCTAACAAACTCGGACTCTACGACATGAGCGGCAATTCTTGGGAATGGGTGTACGACTGGCTCGTAGGCTACACCGCAGACGACAAAGTCAACCCGGTACAGCTCACGGGTTCCGGCAACAAGACACGACGTGGCGGCAGTTACGGCGAACCCGCCGAATTCGCTCGGGTGAGCCGCCGGGCCATCCGTAGCCGCGACGGTGCTGCCGATATGGGATTTAGGCTAGGGGCCTCTACCGAACTTCCGCCGGGAATGATCAGCGCCTGCGAAGCGGCGAACCCGAGCGACGCGGTTTGTGTCGGAGATAAAAACCGCGACTGCCGCCTCATTACCGCAGCCGACGAAGCCTGGATCAGCGATGACTACACCGTTGTCATCGGCGAAGACGGAATTGCAGCCGTTTCAGGATTCCCGAACGTTTCTGGACAATGGTACACGCTCAACAACCGCAGTTTCAACGTGGTCACCAAAACCGGAACCAAAACGTACGCCTACTATGTGTTCAGCCAAGATGAACTCACCATGATCAGTGACGACGGCATTCCCTACCGACTGTACCGCCGTGCTGCAAGCGAAGCTAAGAACAAGGTAAGCCTTACGACCGTAAGCAACCCGAAAACATTGGAACAGTTGATCGCCGCCGTGGAACCCGAGCGCCTCGTGACAGACGAACAGCTCGCCCACCCCGACACAAGCGTGCGCGACCCGCGTATTGCTGCCGCAAGTGGATACACCTGGTTCTTTGACGGGCGCTGTTGCGGAGGCAACCACAAGTACCGATTCCACCTCGACAAGAATGGGGACGCCGAATTCGTAGTGATGGATTACGACGACACGCACCACGAGAACATTCTCGCAAAGGGCCGCTGGTTCACCGTGGGTAACATCGGGCTTCACATCGTGCTGAACGGGAAATACTTCAACTACCTTTACACCGCTGGCGAACGCACCATGAGCTACAGCGAATACATGCCAGCAGGCCCCATTTTCTGCCACATTTCATTCCAAAGTTATGAACGAGGCGATTTCCGCATATTCAACAAGACCCTTTACGATGACAAAATCAAACGTCCCCGCGGCTTCAACGGCGAAAATCCGGTTTACGAAGCCGGAGATTATCAGTGGGGGTCATAA
- a CDS encoding SUMF1/EgtB/PvdO family nonheme iron enzyme yields the protein MHKISSGVIAVTFIAGMFVGCSESPESGLTPPAEGDSSATIPPDSSNADSPQGISSGAVVDDSSTYSSSGFLTASSSDNVLAISSSSDELATHSCSSSGTEFSYIAPANFTDTVNGVLFDMVHVPGGSYTRGCDNCAEQDKIYETPAHKVTVSDYFAAKTEVTVSQWNAVMGGKKNAWESGNAPKIGVSWFDANNFACKLGKLTGRQYRLLTDAEWEFAARGGKDGIADGFKFSGGNAH from the coding sequence ATGCACAAGATTTCCTCGGGTGTTATAGCGGTTACCTTTATCGCTGGGATGTTTGTAGGTTGCTCGGAATCGCCCGAAAGTGGGTTAACTCCCCCCGCCGAGGGCGATTCCTCAGCAACGATTCCTCCGGATTCGTCAAACGCTGATTCACCTCAAGGAATCAGCTCCGGAGCAGTTGTTGACGACTCTAGCACCTATTCATCGAGCGGATTCCTTACCGCAAGCTCATCAGACAACGTTTTAGCCATTTCATCCTCTTCAGATGAGCTCGCAACCCATTCCTGCTCATCGAGCGGAACTGAATTCTCATATATTGCACCCGCAAATTTTACCGATACCGTAAACGGCGTCTTATTTGACATGGTTCATGTTCCGGGAGGTTCGTACACACGCGGGTGCGACAACTGCGCCGAACAAGACAAAATTTACGAGACTCCCGCGCACAAGGTAACCGTCAGCGACTACTTTGCCGCCAAAACCGAAGTCACGGTCAGCCAATGGAACGCCGTCATGGGCGGCAAGAAAAACGCGTGGGAATCGGGAAACGCTCCCAAAATAGGTGTAAGCTGGTTTGACGCGAACAATTTCGCTTGCAAATTAGGGAAATTGACAGGCAGGCAATACCGCCTGCTCACTGATGCCGAATGGGAATTTGCCGCTCGCGGAGGTAAGGATGGGATTGCCGACGGCTTCAAATTCTCAGGAGGCAACGCCCATTGA
- a CDS encoding SGNH/GDSL hydrolase family protein, whose translation MGCFTLKMANTTAAFLLCGMCASYGITPNKLVSGGLPAHTGATTTDYLTDGYLTNWKSSSAKEIALNVGEGPKKLLINWESFGDCAWATDFTSNCGHAGVALSNFKILTSANSTDGTDGDWEVAATIQDNPVMARGVTIDFAGKSWFKFASEGDVGQILEIEAFDMSNGGTDTWFFMGTSISQMGIKQQDTDSTTAQLIHARFPEYTPAMLRGGIGCINSSEVVEHLNEYLAYAGNVKFWAIEMGTNDAWGGGDWNLDTYKKNMQTIIDSAKAHGITPILARIIATDSAKAGWQINPAFLTAVDKLVEDNNLPAGPDFYAYFKEHPEQLASDGVHPNGETKGGQAMHHLWAEALAPLYAAGDTACKDCSTEPDSSDAINTAKNLKFNTNRIYAQGKNIVVEGNFLNESHVTLVSATGQVISQKVLSQNHGQVQFENLPTGQYIAIIRGKNAVQTSTVQVK comes from the coding sequence ATGGGTTGTTTTACTTTAAAAATGGCGAACACAACCGCCGCTTTTTTGTTATGCGGAATGTGCGCCTCTTACGGGATTACCCCGAACAAGTTGGTTTCTGGCGGTTTGCCGGCTCATACAGGAGCCACAACGACAGATTATCTGACGGACGGTTACTTGACCAACTGGAAGAGTAGCAGCGCCAAGGAAATCGCGTTGAACGTGGGCGAAGGCCCCAAAAAGCTCTTGATCAACTGGGAATCGTTCGGCGATTGCGCCTGGGCGACCGACTTCACGAGCAATTGTGGACACGCAGGCGTCGCTCTCTCGAATTTCAAGATTTTGACCTCGGCGAATTCCACCGACGGCACCGACGGTGACTGGGAAGTGGCCGCCACCATCCAGGATAACCCCGTGATGGCACGCGGTGTAACCATCGACTTTGCAGGCAAATCCTGGTTCAAGTTCGCAAGCGAAGGCGATGTGGGCCAGATTCTTGAAATTGAAGCCTTCGACATGAGCAATGGCGGCACCGACACCTGGTTCTTTATGGGAACAAGCATCAGCCAGATGGGAATCAAGCAACAGGACACCGATTCCACCACGGCGCAGCTCATCCACGCACGATTCCCCGAATACACGCCCGCCATGTTGCGCGGAGGCATCGGCTGCATCAACAGCAGCGAAGTCGTGGAACACCTGAACGAATACCTGGCATACGCCGGCAACGTCAAGTTCTGGGCAATCGAAATGGGCACGAACGACGCCTGGGGCGGTGGCGATTGGAACCTCGATACGTACAAGAAGAACATGCAGACGATTATCGATTCTGCAAAGGCTCACGGAATCACCCCGATTCTCGCCCGCATTATAGCAACCGATTCCGCCAAGGCGGGTTGGCAGATTAATCCGGCATTTTTGACAGCCGTAGATAAGCTTGTCGAAGACAACAATCTGCCTGCAGGCCCCGATTTTTACGCCTACTTCAAAGAACATCCGGAACAGCTCGCCAGCGACGGTGTTCACCCGAATGGCGAAACCAAGGGCGGGCAAGCCATGCACCACTTGTGGGCCGAAGCGCTCGCTCCCTTGTACGCTGCAGGTGACACCGCATGTAAAGACTGTTCCACAGAGCCCGATAGCTCCGACGCGATAAATACGGCGAAAAATCTGAAGTTTAACACAAATCGAATTTACGCGCAAGGTAAAAATATCGTTGTCGAGGGAAATTTCCTAAACGAATCCCACGTCACCCTCGTTTCTGCAACGGGGCAAGTCATTTCCCAAAAGGTGCTCTCACAGAATCACGGACAAGTACAATTTGAAAACCTTCCGACGGGCCAGTACATAGCAATCATCCGAGGCAAAAATGCGGTCCAGACAAGTACCGTACAAGTAAAGTAA
- a CDS encoding glycosyl hydrolase: MFKRNTAVFLAATLATTAFATKYEAESATVSSEAKIVNSSGVSGTGYASLQEGSISFTGVTAETAGKYTLTIHYKAGDYKANYLKVNGATAGTIDFAATTGWADVTTAVTLKAGTNTIAIEKFWGWIDVDYIDISAYESAPFKLSATPVTPNATESAVKLYSFLRENFGKKTISGIMTGDMTGYTLGADFKTHDDVKYIYTRTGKYPALVGLDFLFATGPNASQGWNMEYTDKAISIAKGLWKAGGIPAFTWHWKDPLDKKDAFYIQSAAGTNEYTDFDFSTGFKPGTTEWDTESAAYKGIVADIDHIADYFLELQKEGVAGIFRPLHEAGGKWFWWSINSGEQFAALYRLVFDRMVKVKGVKNMIWVFNPEGSTVSSWDPGSEYYDVLSIDIYNSANDHSSNASAFDKFKSASNGTKIIALSENGPIPDVNNMHTDEAVWSWWMPWYSTWSGTWPGQTKDAVWKSNMDDERVISLEDMPGWDQYKPKQDTSTTRLAKVSPFYGSATTTGIFDMNGHYVGISTQGLPQGRYIVRQRIQGRNLNAVYIKK, from the coding sequence ATGTTTAAAAGAAATACAGCCGTTTTTCTCGCGGCAACCCTCGCAACCACAGCTTTCGCCACCAAGTACGAAGCCGAATCGGCAACCGTATCTAGCGAAGCAAAAATTGTCAACAGCAGTGGCGTCTCTGGCACAGGGTACGCAAGCCTCCAGGAAGGCAGCATTTCCTTCACAGGTGTCACCGCCGAAACCGCTGGCAAGTACACACTCACTATCCATTACAAGGCGGGAGATTACAAGGCGAATTACCTCAAGGTGAATGGTGCCACCGCAGGCACAATCGACTTTGCGGCAACAACCGGATGGGCGGATGTCACAACGGCCGTCACGCTCAAGGCGGGTACAAACACCATCGCCATCGAGAAGTTCTGGGGATGGATCGACGTCGACTACATCGACATTTCTGCCTACGAATCCGCTCCCTTCAAGCTTTCTGCGACCCCGGTTACCCCGAACGCGACCGAAAGCGCCGTGAAGCTCTACAGTTTCTTACGAGAAAACTTCGGCAAAAAGACGATTAGCGGCATTATGACTGGCGACATGACCGGATACACGCTGGGCGCCGACTTCAAGACCCACGACGACGTGAAGTACATCTATACACGCACGGGCAAGTACCCGGCGCTCGTCGGTCTCGACTTCCTTTTCGCAACTGGCCCGAACGCGTCTCAAGGCTGGAACATGGAATACACCGACAAGGCGATTTCCATTGCAAAAGGCCTTTGGAAGGCTGGCGGCATCCCCGCATTCACTTGGCACTGGAAAGACCCGCTCGACAAGAAGGACGCCTTCTACATCCAGAGTGCGGCAGGGACCAACGAATATACGGACTTCGACTTCTCTACGGGTTTCAAGCCCGGCACCACCGAATGGGACACCGAAAGTGCAGCCTACAAGGGAATCGTCGCCGACATCGACCATATTGCCGACTACTTCCTCGAATTGCAGAAAGAAGGTGTTGCGGGCATTTTCCGCCCCCTGCACGAAGCGGGCGGCAAGTGGTTCTGGTGGAGCATCAATTCGGGCGAGCAGTTCGCGGCCCTCTACCGCCTGGTATTTGACCGCATGGTGAAGGTCAAGGGAGTGAAGAACATGATTTGGGTATTCAACCCAGAAGGTTCTACCGTCTCCTCCTGGGATCCGGGCAGCGAATACTACGATGTGCTCTCCATCGACATATACAACAGCGCAAATGACCATTCCAGCAACGCGAGCGCCTTCGACAAGTTCAAGAGCGCCTCGAACGGCACGAAGATCATTGCACTCAGCGAAAACGGGCCCATTCCCGATGTGAACAACATGCACACCGACGAAGCCGTATGGAGCTGGTGGATGCCGTGGTACAGCACCTGGAGCGGAACCTGGCCCGGCCAAACGAAGGATGCCGTGTGGAAGAGCAATATGGACGACGAACGTGTTATTTCGCTCGAAGACATGCCCGGTTGGGACCAATACAAGCCCAAGCAGGACACTTCGACGACGCGTCTTGCAAAGGTGTCGCCATTCTATGGTTCTGCAACAACAACCGGCATTTTTGACATGAACGGCCATTACGTGGGAATTTCTACGCAAGGACTTCCGCAGGGTCGCTACATCGTGCGTCAAAGAATCCAGGGACGCAACTTGAATGCGGTATACATCAAAAAATAA
- a CDS encoding TIGR02147 family protein translates to MFARNKINIYDYTDYRKFLQDFYELEKSLDPTFSYRVFATAVSMDASLLVKILQGKRHVSPKCVEAFVQFFRFKEAKAEYFRETVAYGKAKTDEEVRKHFETLQKMRPASCRELDEARYRYFQQWYYPMIRSALDVFDYRGPQDAAALGEACIPKLTASQVEKAVEALLQLGLARQRKDGRVEPTEAHLRTQEHWLSATISDYQGRIAELARDSIAYIPKEKRDISTLTMALDSKQIQKIREILAETRKAIVNVVNTMPAQICDSVYQLNFQLFPMMKKEE, encoded by the coding sequence ATGTTCGCAAGAAATAAGATAAACATATACGACTATACCGACTACCGCAAGTTCTTGCAGGACTTCTACGAACTGGAAAAGTCGTTGGACCCGACATTCAGCTACCGCGTGTTCGCCACTGCGGTCAGTATGGATGCTAGTCTCTTGGTAAAGATTTTGCAGGGCAAACGCCATGTTTCACCCAAGTGCGTTGAGGCTTTTGTGCAATTTTTCCGATTCAAGGAGGCAAAGGCGGAATACTTCCGTGAAACGGTCGCTTACGGCAAGGCTAAAACCGACGAAGAAGTGCGTAAGCATTTTGAGACGCTCCAGAAAATGCGCCCGGCGAGTTGTCGCGAGTTAGATGAGGCTCGGTACCGCTATTTTCAACAGTGGTACTACCCGATGATTCGTTCGGCTTTAGATGTGTTCGATTATCGTGGACCGCAAGATGCGGCTGCGCTCGGTGAAGCATGTATCCCTAAGCTAACCGCTTCGCAGGTCGAGAAAGCCGTTGAGGCGCTGTTGCAGTTAGGGCTTGCCCGCCAACGCAAGGATGGTCGTGTGGAGCCCACCGAGGCGCACCTCCGTACGCAGGAACACTGGCTGAGCGCCACCATTAGCGATTATCAAGGGCGTATCGCGGAGCTGGCACGGGATTCGATTGCTTACATTCCGAAAGAAAAGCGCGATATCAGTACGCTTACCATGGCACTCGACTCGAAACAAATCCAGAAAATCCGCGAAATCCTTGCAGAAACGCGAAAAGCCATCGTAAATGTGGTCAATACGATGCCCGCACAGATATGCGACAGCGTTTATCAATTAAATTTTCAGTTATTCCCGATGATGAAAAAGGAAGAGTGA
- a CDS encoding glycoside hydrolase family 5 protein has product MKKTNIGIVALCALAFASSAFATIQPTRVGPVSQYGALQSGKNSAGEGRIYGSVQGVKDGAEVQVRGMSLTWSQYWPYGSSFYGSSFIDTLVGSWNVELVRSAMGVVPPWGHGSYMTRPEYFESQMDTVVQAAIQNDVYVLIDWHSEGGYYNCIHKGTKPKYEFNDNKTCFTANDAAAFFGRMAERYGKYPHVIFEIYNEPVSESWADLKAYADTVISAIRKHSKNLVIVGTPMWSSMAGDAVAAPVQDDNVAYTYHFYANLHQTSSHLSSSNKAMEAGLSVFVTEWGGIDEIFTKEAHKTELEKFLAWTKEKKISCAKWDVEKPFLENNDVDNYIKENILPAKTTYQKNLNWETEINDKLPNLITYGAGTDIPGKWSSTSDIDDYGDEQGDKGNSTFTDNSTETTVKMDNMKLDTVGTGFDYAPYIRAEYAFDGAPDLSKCKMVSYRYKGANHQFILYYDWNASIDVFGEGAWDYPFVEMPYAPEWETVYVDLGWMMSNGWQAALPLTPVLSAATAFRFNVTNDFFDTSLWIENIKCIESVEGYTPVKIPTNTNAVQTQIAKANYRINTNGLNIVATGIKNGTHYSLSNILGQTLRSGTANASSIKLSAPQAGRYILRIGNSVHPISIK; this is encoded by the coding sequence ATGAAAAAGACAAATATAGGCATAGTAGCCTTGTGCGCTCTCGCTTTTGCAAGCAGCGCGTTCGCCACCATTCAACCCACGCGCGTCGGCCCCGTTAGCCAATACGGAGCTTTGCAAAGCGGCAAGAACTCCGCTGGCGAAGGCCGCATTTACGGCAGCGTGCAAGGCGTCAAGGACGGCGCCGAAGTCCAGGTTCGCGGAATGAGCCTCACTTGGAGTCAGTACTGGCCGTACGGCAGCAGCTTTTACGGAAGTTCCTTTATTGATACTCTGGTCGGCTCCTGGAACGTTGAACTCGTCCGCTCTGCCATGGGCGTCGTGCCGCCTTGGGGACACGGAAGCTACATGACCCGCCCCGAATATTTCGAATCGCAAATGGACACCGTGGTTCAAGCCGCTATTCAAAACGATGTTTACGTCTTGATCGACTGGCACAGCGAAGGCGGTTACTACAACTGCATCCATAAGGGAACAAAGCCAAAGTACGAATTTAACGACAACAAGACCTGCTTTACCGCAAACGATGCCGCCGCCTTCTTCGGACGCATGGCCGAACGCTACGGCAAGTATCCGCATGTCATTTTCGAAATCTACAACGAACCCGTGAGCGAATCCTGGGCAGACCTGAAAGCATACGCCGACACGGTCATCAGCGCGATTCGCAAACATTCAAAGAACCTGGTAATCGTCGGAACCCCGATGTGGTCTTCTATGGCAGGCGATGCCGTAGCCGCCCCCGTACAAGACGATAACGTCGCCTACACTTACCATTTCTACGCCAACCTGCATCAGACTTCTAGCCACTTGTCCAGTTCCAACAAGGCGATGGAAGCCGGCCTTAGCGTATTCGTAACGGAATGGGGCGGTATCGATGAAATCTTCACCAAGGAAGCCCACAAGACCGAACTTGAAAAATTCCTCGCATGGACCAAGGAAAAGAAAATTTCTTGTGCAAAATGGGATGTCGAAAAGCCTTTCCTCGAAAACAACGATGTCGACAATTATATCAAAGAAAACATTTTGCCTGCAAAAACCACCTACCAGAAAAACCTGAACTGGGAAACCGAAATCAACGACAAGTTGCCCAACTTGATTACATACGGCGCCGGCACCGATATTCCGGGCAAGTGGAGCAGCACCAGCGACATTGACGACTACGGCGACGAACAGGGCGACAAGGGTAATTCCACCTTTACCGACAACTCTACCGAAACTACCGTAAAAATGGACAACATGAAGCTTGACACCGTCGGTACCGGTTTCGATTACGCTCCGTACATCCGCGCAGAATACGCGTTCGACGGCGCACCCGATTTGTCCAAGTGCAAAATGGTTAGCTACCGCTACAAAGGAGCAAACCACCAGTTTATCCTCTACTACGATTGGAACGCCAGTATCGATGTCTTTGGCGAAGGCGCCTGGGACTACCCCTTTGTCGAAATGCCGTATGCACCGGAATGGGAAACGGTCTACGTGGATTTAGGCTGGATGATGAGCAACGGCTGGCAGGCAGCACTCCCGCTAACCCCGGTTCTTTCGGCGGCGACCGCGTTCCGCTTTAATGTAACAAACGACTTTTTCGACACCTCGCTTTGGATCGAAAACATCAAGTGCATCGAAAGCGTCGAAGGTTACACGCCTGTAAAAATCCCCACAAACACAAATGCCGTCCAGACGCAGATTGCAAAGGCGAATTACCGCATAAACACCAACGGATTGAACATTGTCGCCACCGGCATCAAGAACGGCACGCACTACTCGCTTTCGAACATCCTCGGACAAACGCTGCGTTCCGGCACCGCAAACGCAAGCAGCATTAAGCTAAGCGCACCGCAGGCAGGCCGCTACATTCTCCGCATCGGCAATTCCGTCCACCCGATTTCAATCAAGTAA
- a CDS encoding carboxypeptidase-like regulatory domain-containing protein — protein sequence MKVILALSLFAASLGIAFTACSTSENSVANGTGSNAGETEIAGIVTATNHGMPLKNAVARVWILNEDSMHVAYEDSLDDNGILKINSAALSEKKAPVQLLEMRSGDSLSIMRWVDFERSPEQNLAITQSESLKGIITSNGTAVENATVSILDQTVTTDAQGYFEFSGLPAGVHYAFVEGYFGKFSYQMETGLSDGATTNHINIADSIFTVVEDFENWKHRQTFIGKSFGQGWWFICTDSLQGGNSRVAEGIDSDKILVTGDSAKSGSSLHLIFNIDQETKGHYGVAGFSIGDDFDEDEMFAFYDLRSATAISFDAKGSGKISLQITKRGNDGKRDFHQTAFVTLGDEWEHFTFTADDFDTELIAVNTINILVTEDAEIFLDNIRFDGISPSMWPSLGMRF from the coding sequence ATGAAGGTTATTCTCGCCCTTTCGCTTTTCGCAGCCAGTCTCGGCATCGCATTCACCGCCTGCAGCACAAGTGAAAATTCTGTCGCAAACGGTACAGGCAGCAACGCCGGCGAAACCGAAATTGCCGGCATCGTTACAGCCACCAATCACGGAATGCCCCTCAAAAACGCCGTCGCCCGTGTATGGATTTTAAACGAGGATTCCATGCATGTCGCCTACGAAGACTCCCTTGACGACAACGGCATTCTCAAGATTAACTCCGCCGCCTTGAGCGAAAAGAAGGCCCCCGTCCAGCTGCTCGAAATGCGCTCCGGCGACTCGCTCTCCATTATGCGCTGGGTTGACTTCGAACGCAGTCCGGAGCAGAATCTCGCCATTACCCAAAGCGAAAGCCTGAAAGGCATTATCACCAGTAACGGTACCGCCGTCGAAAACGCAACCGTAAGCATTCTAGACCAAACCGTCACCACGGACGCACAAGGATACTTTGAATTCAGCGGCTTGCCTGCAGGCGTGCACTACGCCTTCGTTGAAGGGTATTTCGGCAAATTCTCTTACCAGATGGAAACCGGCCTAAGCGATGGCGCCACGACAAATCACATCAACATTGCCGACAGCATTTTCACCGTTGTCGAAGACTTTGAAAATTGGAAACACAGGCAGACCTTTATCGGCAAGAGTTTTGGACAAGGCTGGTGGTTTATTTGCACCGACTCCCTGCAAGGCGGGAACAGCCGCGTCGCCGAAGGCATCGATAGCGACAAGATTCTCGTTACCGGCGACAGCGCCAAGAGCGGAAGCAGCCTGCACCTGATTTTCAATATCGATCAAGAAACTAAAGGCCATTACGGCGTCGCAGGATTTTCCATCGGCGACGACTTTGACGAAGACGAGATGTTCGCTTTCTACGACTTACGCAGCGCCACCGCCATTTCGTTCGACGCCAAGGGCAGCGGAAAGATTTCGCTGCAAATCACCAAGCGCGGCAACGACGGCAAACGAGACTTTCACCAGACAGCCTTCGTGACGCTCGGCGACGAATGGGAACACTTCACTTTTACCGCCGACGATTTCGACACGGAACTTATCGCCGTCAACACCATCAACATCTTGGTGACCGAGGACGCAGAGATTTTCTTGGACAACATTCGCTTTGACGGCATTTCGCCGAGCATGTGGCCAAGCCTCGGAATGCGATTCTAG